The nucleotide sequence CTGCTGATCTCGGCTGCTTCTTTCACTGCTTATGGTCAACCAGATGATATAAAGCCTCGTTATCAAAAATTCCTCAATCAGCATTTGGGTCCTCATGTGAGTGAACGTGATTGTGACAGAGAAATCAGAAATAGAGGCATCACTGCCTCTGGAACTACAAATGGCTGCAAAGAAGTCAACACTTTCATACAAGCAAATAAGAATAATATTAACGTCGTTTGTGGCAGAGGAGGAACTCCACAGGGCAATAATCTGTTTAAGAGCAACCAGCGTTTTCCTCTGGTCACATGTAAATTACAAAGTGGCCAGAGACACCCAAATTGCCAATATAGAGGGAAGAAGTCCACGCGTTACATTGTTTTGGGGTGTGATAGAGGATGGCCTGTACATTATGATGAAGGCATAACTAATGCATAGATGACAGGCTAAATAGAGCCTCACAAAGTTTTACAATATTTTGCTAATCATTTGTTCACCACATATTTTCTGTCAAAATGTGCAGTGGCGTTTAACAATGTTTTCAGATGTGCTGTTCATTTTCAAACCACTGCTTGATGAAGTCTAAAGTAAACCAATGAGGCACAGCTGTGAACATGAACACAGTGCcaataaatgtattacattgtttgttgtgttttttgtgcTTTAAAAAACTTTATTACTATCGCTAATTATATTGGAGTAATAGATAAATGACCTCTGTCATCATGGCACTCTGTAGGATGAAGAATACAGTCTCTCATATCATGGTGCACCAGTCTGTTTTTACATTCATTACAAGTCTCTTTGTGTAATTGTGCATTTGtgaacaataaaacaatttttggcatttaagtaataataataattattattattgggagTAGTGGATGTGCAAAAATATATGAGGATAAGAAAGATAAAGATGTTCAACACCTGTCTCTAATCTTCAAAtaaacaacccattctcactccaaaggcgtcaaaaaccgaagcatggtcaagcgcccctagcgtcacttctatgacgccaaatgtgcctctcggcgtcgaatatcgaagcactacgaccttcattgctttcaatgggaaacttttggcgtcagaattcgacacgaggacatgagatgtttatcgctatgaaatcacgttcaagaagtctcattcagcacacatcgcgatacttgctatcagttccacagtttgggtgagtagtcgtatatacgctcttttaatgccttttataaaatgtattctgtcttatttattaatcaaattagtgccatatgtttaatcgctgtattatatcggtcatccgcggctgtctttgagtttcattgcgtttaaataaatgaacacagctgctaattagtgtgattaaactctatctgtcacgtgacgtgccatagaccttcgatccgttttatattattattaatttcaggatcaatgatgtaagttgtatttgtagtaaaatcatggtaatcacgacacttacaatagtaataaatgaaatgtgaagttaaaacacagtaaacaggacattagtaactgtaactgtagttttactatggtatattaataatcaatacaacaatacaataatcaataatcaataatcaCACAATAATCAcaaaaccagctatgtttgtatcactgtaatgttagtgtttttatgtgcttttatatgacagatatcacagtaatcgtatgttctgtaccatgcttttaataccttttaatgtaaatccaaaaaaaaaaaaaaaaatcaaattaaaaataaataataaaacatgtatttttccattttgcagttcattcatatcagtttttatatatatatatatatatatatatatatatatatatatatatatatatatatatatatataaatattttgctcacagatcattattaacattctgtatataattcaattttatttactctcccctttttattatttttatttttagctgaaaagacgtaaaggcagtcagcccagtggtgtttctggagagggattccttcagaaatggagaagacagaaagctgcggaggcagatatttgcagcagtaagtctgtgatagtttgtcccttttatcaaacattcctgctgttataatttgtacagcatttgttgtttcttaaactgttgcactgtccaaatacccacacttgccatctttgcacttgaccacttgattacttatttgaagtctttcctgtatttggcctagtgttcgagtgagcatgatgaccacgagtgtgtgtcgaacttttcatgacctgatgactgtgtttcccaatcctgatcctggagaaccccagcactgcacggtttggcgtctctcttatctaacaaacacacttttgaggtcttggagacttcactgatgagctgatgagttgaatcaggtgtgtttgatcagggagacatctcaaatgtgcagtgttggggttctccaggaccaggattgggagccactgccttatgggacacttatgtgtttacagagatttttaataactaattatcaatatttcacatactgtacattggacagcttcccatgacctcttgtgagatctcggcaaaaaatctgacgatttattccaaaacatgatgcatgatgggatacacaaagctttgtatagtgctccggagcagtattggagaggtttagtgtgtgttaaggacgctgtgctttggcattattaagaccggggacagtctcgttcacacactgtcatgtacacacactctcaagtggccaagactgcaagtttgggtatctggacagggtcaaagtcttaaaaatgatccctaaacacatcacagacttaataatccagtttaacacttgtatgatattgtacaagccccaggacggtctcatctgacactatcaaaagaattcatatgactatagcttgctattaattacttgctttcaataatggatgcatttaacatttaattatacagcatctttaagagaggtgtaatgtacaagttgcacgtaattaataatatttccttctttctgtcttacaggattttttgcagaaaatcctaatgctgttcttctttttcaggtctaaaatatcaagctcaacagctcactcaagagccaaccctcacaaaccttcctaaaaactaaaagagctattactgagtctcagcgaatcttgccatgatcagctcttcccaggtacatttgtttagaatatttttttttatcaacatttactcctcaaatgctctggtctgaatcttactttaaattaacttaattatgtttaatgagcattattaattgcacacagagtaagtagagattatcttgtttcacagaagagaaggcagaccaaggaaatgatttgctcaagatgaggaatgaagatggccatcttgtgctcaaacaaacagaagtcctctggtatgtgtgtgttgaagcaatgctgtgttatacaacattttataatgatctctcacagaactggtcatgtcagccttgatttctttttttactattacaattacagcatgttagcaaagtgtgactggacatttttaatattatgtttttaaaaacacaccacctgttttaagagtagacaagtatcatgaaattggtttagttgatataaacaccaatgtacattatttcattgttttctaaatgttatgttataaattgtgaattgatagtggattggtttgaagccaggccttacactgcacagactaaaacacatttgtgagagaagtcaggaactttggagaaagattctagaggaaaaaaacacatttactgcaacaatagatgaattctagagtctctgagaattacacatgctaatgcagtctaatgagcaagacctttgcctctgtaactttttcttaattctttaatttttattgcagtattttaatttgtacagatgatctcatcagccaaatgaggggttttgaccaagtgatgctcttgaaaggagtgaaagaagaggatgtgctaaattctcttcagagaaaaagcttctcaaaaggtctcaaaacagcttgaactacaagggtcatagttgctcaccctgctaaaatcacacagaacataagctgagctctctgtccattaaacaacttcatctggattgtttgtttcactttgaccaggtctgggatgttaggactgagagatcctctggctgagaacaagctacaccacatcagtgctggatatcaaccacaaactgtttccagacacgagagaagaagatcatgatggggagatgaaaccagtttagatgtgatgatgggaatcattattttctggaacagtatctcatgtcttatatatatatatcacatgatctgtatcacagttgactggatgggactgtgtgacttttaaggacatttcatcactcatctgtgtgaactgatttatatatgaggttaatgtatttttgatgataattatttttatttaatcttattcgtcttgatgctactttatcaactttatagtctatgcttcaataaaatgaaaatggtgaatattgtgttctgaagattcttggtaaatgcataattttactaggtaggctcatatgtgtttattttagacttggaaaaacaacatattaattattgggattatttttttatttaagacataaacatttttgatcggattaataccatttgggacatcagtacaccagaaagtaatttttttatattttagtaacaaatatgcaatttttttagtgaaataaagggagttacgagattaactattctgcattacaagatggtgccatgggctttattgttacaaacacttgagggataactgagaatgtagcaggaatgatcaacgtggatcttgtactgcattaaaaccaagagcacacacatgatgtccagcacctgaggagcaagatacggtgagggtgaggaggacatttttacactgatttttgctaaatagttatatatatatatatatatatatatatatatatatatatatatatatatatatatatatatatatatatataaatatatataaattaatattcttagcactgcatgaatttgtccttgtgtaatagtgaagtatcacaatgtgtatacattgtccttgattactgctttacaggtggggaatagataaaggcaagttgttgcaggttcatccattatatttcttgccatatacttcaaaaatcaaataaataatctattattttcattattaaatcatttctttcaaatttttcaatgtttcatcagatggcctcacaatgtcctgtcaaaaggtataatagtcatgatgaatagaatagaaaacagaggactgtgaaaactgtcagatataaatgtgactcagctcagtttgttgtccatgatgaggagaatacatatatgtaggttttactgcccttctacccccaggggcccagtagcatcccccggaagagcccaaaactgtacttttcaaatggctgtaaatcagagtccaattaacatatcaaagcgaaaatgggcaggattattacttatgctatgctgataaaataatgttgagctcagttttcagaaataaatggaaagctgacataaaggcattttaaatattgctcactgtaaaataccacatttcagcctgcatctcaaatatatcatagaggtttgcacaataaacatatttagatatccagttttccttaaaataaataatttatttcgtttcgttaataaaaagttttaaactacattacccacaagcctccgtcgttctatctatgcaaaggcaacactagggggctgttttttgtagttcattgaagttatgcttagggttaggattaggatctcgctaaagatgtcatttttgtcaagatagcaacacttcattgttgacttaatatattactaatgtgatgatagcagcaaaacatactttttaacatgatgcgctgtttaatatgggttaaaagatagtccaaccacagactgtcctgaaaattcatagccaatgacatcaaagctgagcagcagcgtcacacttccttatccatgtatgaccgacgtctttcgtttttcggctgaagggatagattcggttaacaatagattaagcttgctacttattagattctgttttattaacgtcttcaccttcctccgttgttcagcttgacaaacattgggcaatattgatgtgcacatgcccagcagtcgcagttgtatccaacagatagattcctctcattaaatataagacacatttttaagatttgtattttttttttttgaccaaagacaaatatatttactaatcaaatgacgtgcttctaaaatgtacattgtatattacattgtgttttaaagttaaaattgttcacatttgtgtctctgtgatttaccattctctaccatttgaactctaggaataaaaactgaaattataaatgaatgaatgaacaaataaatacataaagcataataaacatgcatatttttgtaaggatcttccattatttatttatatgtcaaactcatttaaagacaacatgcccaaattactacactgcatcctctgtcaccaagctcgtttttgccaccataaaaaataaaaaggcagttatgttgtaaacattaactattttcagtatgcaaatgaaaatgcttttattaaaaaacaaaacacaaatacagtatgtctttcagagaacactggaaaaagtgttgtgcccaaaatgttatacaacacaatgtaaatgtttcaaactcacaaaaaaacacaatgaagacatgcatgtcaagtgtgcaatatatttttaatatggagcgctatttttaactattgttttcatcactggttctgtaatgtattcattatgagcttataattaaaacaaagttacatcttctgcaaaaatcaaaccactgcaaagtctaatcactgatccagggaccatttctgtgtgtgcgggggataaagagttaacgaggtgagtccttgtgcatgatggagctacagcgttatcctcaaacaatcctgtaagacagaaaggaaggaaatattaaattacattcaacttatacattacactgtgttttgtttggaCCATATTATTATaccatccattattgaaagcaagtaattaatagcaagctatagtcatatgaattcttttgatagtgtcagatgagaccgtccttgggcttgtacaatatcatacaagtgttaaactggattattaagtctgtgatgtgtttagggatcatttttaagactttgaccctgtccagatacccaaacttgcagtcttggccacttgagagtgtgtgtacatgacagtgtgtgaacgagactgtccccggtcttaataatgccaaagcacagcgtccttaacacacactaaacctctccaatactgctccggagcactatacaaagctttgtgtatcccatcatgcatcatgttttggaataaatcgtcagattttttgccgagatctcacaagaggtcatgggaagctgtccaatgtacagtatgtgaaatattgataattagttattaaaaatctctgtaaacacataagtgtcccataaggcagtggctcccaatcctggtcctggagaaccccaacactgcacatttgagatgtctccctgatcaaacacacctgattcaactcatcagctcatcagtgaagtctccaagacctcaaaagtgtgtttgttagataagagagacgccaaaccgtgcagtgctggggttctccaggatcaggattgggaaacacagtcatcaggtcatgaaaagttcgacatacacttgtggtcatcatgctcactcgaacactaggccaaatacaggaaagacttcaaataagtaatcaagtggtcaagtgcaaagatggcaagtgtgggtatttggacagtgcaacagtttaagaaacaacaaatgctgtacaaattataacagcaggaatgtttgataaaagggacaaactatcacagacttactgctgcaaatatctgcctccgcagctttctgtcttctccatttctgaaggaatccctctccagaaacaccactgggctgactgcctttacgtcttttcagctaaaaataaaaataataa is from Carassius gibelio isolate Cgi1373 ecotype wild population from Czech Republic chromosome B22, carGib1.2-hapl.c, whole genome shotgun sequence and encodes:
- the LOC127987131 gene encoding ribonuclease-like 3, with translation MSINLTRLLSLHQLDSPGILRCDCSTPHHQDSEQLTAKTTVKTTYSFTQNNKVMEIHASAVILLLISAASFTAYGQPDDIKPRYQKFLNQHLGPHVSERDCDREIRNRGITASGTTNGCKEVNTFIQANKNNINVVCGRGGTPQGNNLFKSNQRFPLVTCKLQSGQRHPNCQYRGKKSTRYIVLGCDRGWPVHYDEGITNA